A stretch of Rhizobium viscosum DNA encodes these proteins:
- a CDS encoding NAD+ synthase has product MTQENAISQTFNIAIAQLNPTVGDVAGNLAKVREARTDAARQGAHLLMMTELFISGYPPEDLVLKPAFIHACWKAVESLAADTADGGPGIVIGFPRQDETGRYNSIAVLDGGKVIAVRDKIDLPNYGEFDEKRVFDQGAMPGPVNFRGVRIGIPICEDIWGDLGVCETLAESGAEILLVPNGSPYYRGKVDIRHQVVLKQVIETGLPMVYAAQLGGQDELVFDGASFAFNADKSLAFQLSQFETALAVTTWKRTEKGWHCSQGPMARIPESEEADYRACLLGFRDYVNKNGFKNVVLGLSGGIDSAICAAIAVDALGEERVRTVMLPYRYTSEDSFKDAADCAKALGCRYDIVPIEEPVAGFSSALSNLFEGTDSGITEENLQSRARGVILMAISNKFGSMVVTTGNKSEMSVGYATLYGDMNGGFNPIKDLYKMQVYALSRWRNENVPPDALGPSGIVIPQNIIDKAPSAELRPDQKDQDSLPPYPVLDDILECLVEREMGVEEIVARGHDVETVHRIEHLLYLAEYKRRQSAPGVKITKKNFGRDRRYPITNRFRDR; this is encoded by the coding sequence ATGACACAGGAAAACGCTATCTCCCAGACCTTCAATATCGCCATCGCCCAGTTGAACCCCACTGTGGGCGATGTCGCCGGAAACCTTGCCAAGGTGCGTGAGGCGCGCACTGACGCGGCGCGGCAGGGCGCGCATCTCCTGATGATGACCGAGCTTTTCATCTCCGGTTACCCACCGGAAGATCTGGTGCTGAAGCCGGCCTTCATCCACGCCTGCTGGAAGGCAGTCGAAAGCCTTGCGGCCGACACCGCCGATGGCGGGCCGGGCATCGTCATCGGTTTCCCGCGCCAGGACGAGACGGGCCGCTACAATTCCATCGCCGTGCTCGACGGCGGCAAGGTCATCGCCGTCAGAGACAAGATCGACCTGCCGAATTACGGCGAGTTCGATGAGAAGCGCGTCTTCGACCAGGGCGCCATGCCGGGTCCGGTGAATTTTCGCGGCGTGCGCATCGGCATTCCGATCTGCGAGGATATCTGGGGCGATCTCGGCGTGTGCGAGACGCTTGCCGAAAGCGGCGCGGAAATCCTGCTCGTGCCGAACGGCTCGCCCTATTATCGCGGCAAAGTCGATATCCGTCATCAGGTGGTGCTGAAGCAGGTGATCGAAACCGGCTTGCCGATGGTCTATGCCGCCCAGCTCGGCGGCCAGGACGAGCTCGTCTTCGACGGCGCAAGCTTTGCCTTCAATGCCGACAAGTCGCTCGCCTTCCAGCTCAGCCAGTTCGAAACGGCATTGGCCGTGACCACCTGGAAGCGGACAGAAAAGGGCTGGCATTGCTCGCAAGGGCCGATGGCGCGCATCCCCGAGAGCGAGGAGGCCGACTACCGCGCCTGCCTGCTCGGTTTCCGCGACTATGTGAACAAGAACGGTTTCAAGAATGTCGTGCTCGGCCTCTCCGGCGGCATCGATTCGGCAATCTGCGCGGCGATTGCCGTCGATGCGCTCGGCGAGGAACGGGTGCGCACGGTGATGTTGCCCTACCGCTATACATCGGAAGATTCGTTCAAGGACGCCGCCGATTGCGCCAAAGCGCTTGGCTGCCGCTATGACATCGTTCCGATCGAAGAACCCGTCGCTGGCTTTTCATCCGCACTCTCGAATCTCTTCGAGGGCACAGACAGCGGCATCACTGAGGAAAACCTGCAGAGCCGCGCGCGCGGCGTCATCCTCATGGCGATCTCCAACAAGTTCGGCTCGATGGTGGTTACCACGGGCAACAAGTCGGAAATGTCGGTCGGTTATGCGACGCTCTACGGCGACATGAACGGCGGCTTCAACCCCATCAAGGACCTTTACAAGATGCAGGTCTATGCGCTGTCGCGCTGGCGCAACGAGAATGTGCCGCCGGATGCGCTCGGCCCTTCGGGGATAGTCATTCCGCAGAACATCATCGACAAGGCGCCGTCGGCCGAACTCCGCCCCGATCAGAAGGATCAGGATTCGCTGCCGCCTTATCCTGTTCTGGACGACATCCTCGAATGCCTTGTCGAGCGGGAAATGGGTGTCGAGGAGATCGTGGCGCGCGGCCATGATGTCGAGACGGTCCACCGCATCGAGCATCTGCTCTATCTCGCCGAATACAAGCGCCGCCAGTCGGCGCCGGGCGTGAAGATCACCAAGAAGAATTTTGGCCGCGACCGGCGCTACCCGATCACCAACCGGTTCCGGGATCGCTGA
- a CDS encoding TolB family protein, whose amino-acid sequence MRSSVEIYNVRRGESRVVWQTEALVEAPNFSRDGAYLLINGDGLLYRLRLDGSDLVERVDTGFAVHCNNDHGISPDGEEIVISDKTEFGKSAIYILPIEGGKPRLITKNLPSYWHGWSPDGRELAYCGIRNDLFDIYTISVDGGEEKRLTHGEGRNDGPDWSADGQWIYFNSSRTGLMQIWRIHPDGTGLEQVTSDNYGNWFAHPSPNNDKVLILSYDPDVFDHPRDLNVRLRMMDMDGGNLTELFELFGGQGTINVPNWSPDGEEFAFVRYFPVKS is encoded by the coding sequence ATGCGCAGCTCAGTTGAAATCTACAACGTGCGGCGGGGCGAGAGCCGCGTCGTCTGGCAGACGGAGGCGCTGGTGGAGGCGCCGAATTTCTCGCGCGACGGCGCCTATCTGCTGATCAATGGCGACGGGCTGCTCTATCGGCTGCGGCTCGATGGCAGCGATCTCGTCGAGCGGGTCGATACCGGTTTTGCCGTGCATTGCAACAATGACCATGGCATTTCGCCCGATGGCGAGGAGATCGTCATTTCCGACAAGACCGAGTTCGGCAAGTCGGCGATCTACATCCTGCCGATCGAGGGCGGCAAGCCGCGGCTGATCACCAAAAACCTGCCGTCCTACTGGCACGGCTGGTCGCCCGATGGGCGCGAGCTTGCCTATTGCGGCATCCGCAATGATCTCTTCGATATCTACACGATCTCGGTCGACGGCGGCGAGGAGAAGCGGCTGACGCATGGCGAGGGCCGCAATGACGGGCCGGACTGGTCGGCCGACGGGCAGTGGATCTATTTCAATTCCAGCCGCACCGGGCTGATGCAGATCTGGCGCATCCATCCCGATGGCACGGGTCTTGAGCAGGTGACATCGGACAATTACGGCAACTGGTTTGCGCATCCGTCGCCGAACAATGACAAGGTGCTGATCCTTTCCTACGATCCTGACGTCTTCGATCACCCGCGCGATCTCAACGTGCGCCTGCGGATGATGGACATGGATGGCGGCAACCTGACGGAATTGTTCGAACTCTTCGGCGGGCAGGGCACGATCAACGTGCCGAACTGGTCGCCGGATGGCGAGGAATTCGCTTTCGTGCGGTATTTTCCGGTGAAGTCTTAA